The genomic DNA TGAGGTGGAGGACGAGCAGGTTCGTGCTGGTGGAGAACGAGGGGGCGTAGAGGGCGCCGAGCAGGCTCATGACCGCCTCCATGTCCGGGTCGGTCATGAGGGGCAGGTCGACGAGGCTCTCGATGGAGCGCTCCCCCAGCAGTTGCCGCACCTCTTCATTGGCGGCCTCGACTTCCTCCCAGGAGGGATTCGGGGACATGGGCATGCCCAGCAGAGCCAATCCCTCCAGGAGACAGGTGCCGGCGGTCTGGATGTCACCCATGCCGATGAGGATGTCGGTCTTCAGGCAGTACACCGCGGCGGTGTCCCCCCGGGTGAGCGCCCGGTCCATGAACTCATCCACCTGGCGAAGCGCTCCAGTGGCGTTGCCGGTCATGAACTCGCAGATGGCGTGCTCGAGCCGGAGCTTGAAGGCGAGGGCGGGCTCCGTCTCCCACGGGTCTCCCGGGAGGAGTTGGAATGCTCTCGCGAAATAGGTAATGGCGGAGCGGAGGGCGATGGAAGCCTTGGCCCGTCTGCCGGCCTCGGCGTTCAGGCGCGCCACACGCAGACGTTCCGCGTCATCGACGAGCCACTCCGCCCCGGCGTTGAGCTGGCTCACGACATCGAAGAGCTGTTCCTGCAAGGACTCTGGCGGCAGGTGCGCCAGCATCAGGCGGCCGATGCGCAGGTGGACGCGCTTGCGCTCCTGCTCATCGATGAGGGCGTAGGCGGCCTGGTGGATGCGGTCATGGATGAACCGGCCCTGGTCCGGGCCGATGCGGACCAGCAGGTTCTCCTGGAAGGCGGGCTCGAGATCCTTCTCCAGGTGGGCCGCTTCCGGGCTGTCGGAGAGGAAGTGCAGCAGCTGGAGGGAGAAGGTGTTGCCCACGCAGGCGGCCAGCCGGAGCAGGTTCTGGGTTCCGGACGAGAGCTGACGCAGCTTGCCCACCAGGAAGTCGACGACATTGTCCGAGTAGCCCCTGGCCTGGACGCCCGCCTCATCCCACCGCCAGGTGCCATCGGGGGCTCGAACCAGGAGTCCGTCCTGATGGAGCGTCAGCATGAAATGCAGGAGGAAGAAGGGATTGCCCCCAGTCTTCTCACGGGCCAACGCGGAGAGTGGCGCGATGAGGTCTTCTTCCGCTCCGGAGAGCGCGTCGGCGACGAGCTGCCGCACGTCCTCGAGACCGAGGGGCTCGAGCTGGAGTTCGCGCATCCGCGCGCCGGCCGCGCGCATCCCCTCGAGGGTACGCACCAGGGGATGGGAGGGGTTCACCTCGTTGTCTCGGTAGGTGCCGAGCAGGAGGAGCGGAGGGGTCTCCTCGTGGGTGAGCAGATCCTGGAGGAGCTGGAGGCTGGCGGGGTCGGCCCATTGCAAGTCATCCAGGAAGAGGACGAGGGGGTGCTCGGAGGTGGCGAAGAGGCCGAGGAACTCGCGGAACACGCGGTTGAAGCGGTGGGCGGCCTCGGAGGGAGGAAGCTCGGGGACGGGGGGCTGTTTGCCGGCGATGAGCTCGAGCTGGGGCACCACGTCCACGAGGAGCTGCCCCTGGCCTTTCCATGTGTCCAGAAGGCGCTCGCGCCACTGGGCCAGGGACTCATCGCTGCCCGCCAGGAGCTGCTGCGTCAGCCCCCGAATGGCCTGGGCGAGGGTGGCGTAGGGACTGGCCTGCTGGAACTGGTCGAACTTGCCGCTGAGGAAGAAGCTGCGGTGGCGGACCACGGGTTTGTGCAACTCGTGCACGACGGCGGACTTGCCGCTGCCGGAGTAGCCGCGAACGAGGATGAGCTCGGGCCGGCCGCTGAGGGCGACGCGCTCGAAGCCTTGGAGCAGCGCGGCGGCGTGGGTGTCTCGCCCGTAGAGCCGTTGAGGAAGTTGGAAGTGGGTGGGGAAATCGTGCACGCCCAGCGGGAAGTCCTCGTGCACGCTCCGGAGCAGGTTGTCCCGGCAGCGCTCCAGGTCGGCCTTGAGCCCGTCGGCGCTCTGGTAGCGCTCCTCGGCCACCTTGGCCAGGAGCTTGAGCACGATGGAGGACAGGACGGGAGGCAGGTCCGGGACGCGCTCGGTGAGGGGAGGGGGTGCCACGGCCATGTGGACGTGGAACCACTCGAGCGCGTCGCGTCCGTGGAAGGGGCGGCCGCCCGTCAGCAGCTCATAGAGGGTGATGCCCAGGGAGTAGAAGTCGGTGCGGTAGTCCACCGTGCGGTTCATGCGCCCGGTCTGCTCGGGAGACATGTAGGCGAGGGTGCCTTCGATGAGGGTGGTGGGGGCGGCGTCCACGTGCTCGATGCGTTGGAGGGTGGCGGTGCCGAAGTCGATGAGGCGGGCTTCTCCCGAGGGCGTGAGGATGATGTTGGAGGGCTTGATGTCCTTGTGGATGACGCCGCGCCGGTGGATCTCGGCCAGGGTGGAGGTCAGGGAGATGGCCACATCCAGGGTCTTGAGCACCTCGAAGGGCTTGTCCGTGAACTCGGACAGAACCTCGCCCTCCACCGCCTCCAAGAGGAGACTCGGGCGGTCCGGGAGCTGTTCACAGCCATGGGCGCGAAGGACGCCGCGCACGTCGCGGATGCGCTGGAGGATGTCGAACTCGCGGCGGTAGCGCTCGCTCTCGCGAGGGCCGACGGAGGCCACGGGAGTCTTGAGGATGAGGGGCTGGCCGTCGGCGTCACGCAGGGCGTGGAAGAGCAGATTGGTTCCGGTGGCCTTGAGGGCCCCACGAAGGGTGTAGCCTGGGATGGTCAGCATGTCGGGGCTGCTCGGTCTGGCTGGAGGTCGTCGGTCCTGGCTTTGGGGTGGGGCGGGGCAACACGTCCTCGTTGACGTCGAGGCCGAAGACGGCTCCCCCTCGTGCCGTTCGTGGCGCCAGTCACCGGGCGCTCACATGGACAGTCCACACATGTCCTGGCTTCTCGTTGTGCCCCATGATTCCCCTTCCATGCATCATACATGCAGGAGAGGACCAGGGAACGAGTCCACGGAGACTTCTCGGATAGGCTCGATGCTCGGTACTGGGAGTGTAAAAATGCACGAGAAGCGAGCCTGCGTGCGGTGCTCGCGGTGCGCGAAGCGGTCATCTCGCCGCTTGTCATACCCATTCGCACTGGGAGTGATTATGTAATGCTGATGCTGTAATACTTTGGATGTGTGTCTGTTTTATATGGGGGCTCATCCCAATTCCATCACAGCATCTCCCGGCGAGCAGCGCCAAGGCCAGAACCCGGGAGTTGTGAAAGGAATGGGCGACCTGACCGTGGCGGTGACGCTCAGTGGCTGGTCGGCTGCAGGACGACCACCTGCCTCACGTCATTGCCGTAGACGGACATGTTGTTGAACTGCTGGTAGTTGAAGATGCCTCCGTTGCGCACGATGCCCACATCGCTTCCTCGGGAGCGCTCGCCGTAATCCCAACCCGTCCGGGTCTGGTACACCACCGAGCCCTCGGGAATCTGTCCGTTGCGCGCGGCCTGGAGATACGCCTCACCCGTGAGCACCTGGGCCTGGACACTGCCATAGGGGCTGGAGGCGCCAGGGCGGCGCGGTTCCTGGGCGTCCGAGCGAGTCTGGGCGATGGACTCGCCACGGGAGGGTTGATGGAATGACCCCATGTCTTCCGCCGAGCACGAGCCCGTTGCCCTGTTGTTCCAGGCCACACCCCCTCCGGAGATCGACGGCATCCGCAAGCCGATGAAGCCAGGGGGGTACAGCGACAGTGGCGCCGACATCGCCCATGCCTTGCGCGCGGCGGGCGTTCCCGTCCTCACGCCGCGCGCCTCTCCCGACCCCACTCAGGCCCTGGATTGGGTCTTCCCCGATACCGCCGAGGGCATTGCCCAGGCGCTCGATGGGGGTGCTCGCGTCCTGTGGGCCAACACCGTGCTGTTCTCCGGGCACCCGCTGGAGTCCGTGGCCGGAAAGGGCGTGCGCGTCGTCGGCCAGCATCCGGCGCGCGTGGACCGCTACGACGACAAATGGCTCACCAATGAGGTGTTGCGCGCGGGGGGTTGCCCCGTGCCCGCCTCCACCCTGGTGGCCCTCGACGAGGGCCCCAGTACCCTGGCGCTGGACTCCCTGACGGATGCGCGGCTCGAGCAGGGGGGCTTGCGCTTCCCCCTGGTCGTCAAACCCATCCGGGGACGGGGCAGCGAGGGGGTGCGCCTGGTCACATCCCTCTCCGAGTTGAAATCATACGCCGCCGGATTGCTCGCGGCGCGGGATGCCGCTGGACACCCTCGTTATGGTCAGCGCCTGATGTTGGAGCAATTCCTCCCCGGCACCGAGGTCACCCTGACGGTCATGCCTCCGGGTGCCTACCGCATCGACGGCGCCGAGCGGACATTCGCCGAGCACTGGTCCCTGCCCGCCGTCCGGCGCTTCAACCACCACGAGGGCATCGCGCCCTACAACGGCGTGGTGGCGGTCGTGAACAACAGCGTGCGGATCTCCGATGCCGAGCGGCAAGCACCCGCCATGCGGAATCTGGAGGAGTGGTGCGCCGTGGCCGCGCGGAAGGTGGGAGCGCTCGCCCCCATCCGGATCGACTGCCGCTCCTCGGAGGACGGGGCGTTCTTCCTGTTCGACCTGAACATGAAGCCCAACATGACGGGAGCGGGCCGCCCCGGACGCGAGGATCAGGACAGCCTCTGTTCCATGGCCGCGGCGGGCGTGGGTTGGTCCTACCAGGAGTTGTTGCTCAACATGCTGCGTCAAGCGTGGCGCTTCGCGTAGGGCTTCGGGGCGTGGACCCGAGGCCCGTTCCGCGGACGTGACGCCCGGGGCGTTCTCCTCGGCGGCTGGCTGGCAGGGCTTCTGCACGGGCCCCTCGCGCACGTCATGCCGCGAGGAGCTGGATGAAGCATT from Melittangium boletus DSM 14713 includes the following:
- a CDS encoding trifunctional serine/threonine-protein kinase/ATP-binding protein/sensor histidine kinase, with product MLTIPGYTLRGALKATGTNLLFHALRDADGQPLILKTPVASVGPRESERYRREFDILQRIRDVRGVLRAHGCEQLPDRPSLLLEAVEGEVLSEFTDKPFEVLKTLDVAISLTSTLAEIHRRGVIHKDIKPSNIILTPSGEARLIDFGTATLQRIEHVDAAPTTLIEGTLAYMSPEQTGRMNRTVDYRTDFYSLGITLYELLTGGRPFHGRDALEWFHVHMAVAPPPLTERVPDLPPVLSSIVLKLLAKVAEERYQSADGLKADLERCRDNLLRSVHEDFPLGVHDFPTHFQLPQRLYGRDTHAAALLQGFERVALSGRPELILVRGYSGSGKSAVVHELHKPVVRHRSFFLSGKFDQFQQASPYATLAQAIRGLTQQLLAGSDESLAQWRERLLDTWKGQGQLLVDVVPQLELIAGKQPPVPELPPSEAAHRFNRVFREFLGLFATSEHPLVLFLDDLQWADPASLQLLQDLLTHEETPPLLLLGTYRDNEVNPSHPLVRTLEGMRAAGARMRELQLEPLGLEDVRQLVADALSGAEEDLIAPLSALAREKTGGNPFFLLHFMLTLHQDGLLVRAPDGTWRWDEAGVQARGYSDNVVDFLVGKLRQLSSGTQNLLRLAACVGNTFSLQLLHFLSDSPEAAHLEKDLEPAFQENLLVRIGPDQGRFIHDRIHQAAYALIDEQERKRVHLRIGRLMLAHLPPESLQEQLFDVVSQLNAGAEWLVDDAERLRVARLNAEAGRRAKASIALRSAITYFARAFQLLPGDPWETEPALAFKLRLEHAICEFMTGNATGALRQVDEFMDRALTRGDTAAVYCLKTDILIGMGDIQTAGTCLLEGLALLGMPMSPNPSWEEVEAANEEVRQLLGERSIESLVDLPLMTDPDMEAVMSLLGALYAPSFSTSTNLLVLHLSRMTALSLRHGNTSASVHGYSWYGLVLGAVFGRYQEGLAFGQLACALVEHRGFTPLRGKALYGLEIISYWTQPLSTALQLVREAFQQSLQNSDSQVAGYCCNHIVTDRFLLGHDLEEVYRESVANLHFTRGAEFLDPRDIIHFTQRHVQQLRGLTSSFSTMSGDDFDEETFEAGLTPQRMRTMRCWYWLTKAQSRYMSGAYQEALEYTDKSAELSWSSLGHIQLLDLHLFRALSLAACAAKMPPEERERALMEISQHQRQLAEWARHCPSTFLTAERLVAAERARLMGQRDEALQAYEQSIQSAREHGFIQRAALAYELAARFWRERQVPTIAEAYARKAREAYLRWGAKGKVQHLDSEWPFLTLPEGGAQNTQDTSSTEIDALTLVKAQQAISEEIVLERLAATLLRIAMENAGAQRGALLLPRGDTLTVSALSGTVSSEAAVSTAEPQLPWSVISYVKRAREHVLIGDASLPHPFSSDAWLEHSHARSVLCLPLLRQEEFRGVLYLENTLATNAFSPARIALLGHLASQAAISIENARLYADVQKAEAALRRANDELEKRVEERTRELKLTQVRLVDAARAAGMAEIAANVLHNVGNVLTSAVINLQTVRETMSASRVGRLKQATQMIDEHHDHLADFLTRDQRGAQLPGYLSALASELLREQASLQEGMTAMDMHLEHIRAIVQVQQTYAHRTLVTEECDLSQLVEDALRLQRASLQRHGVTVTQELTSVPRISLDKHRVLQILINLISNAKQAMHQLPESQRHLYVRLDTEDNCARIQIVDNGMGIVPEIRGRLFGQGFTTRAGGHGLGLHSSALEAKLLGGSISLESEGPGKGATAILKLPLS
- a CDS encoding biotin carboxylase, producing the protein MSSAEHEPVALLFQATPPPEIDGIRKPMKPGGYSDSGADIAHALRAAGVPVLTPRASPDPTQALDWVFPDTAEGIAQALDGGARVLWANTVLFSGHPLESVAGKGVRVVGQHPARVDRYDDKWLTNEVLRAGGCPVPASTLVALDEGPSTLALDSLTDARLEQGGLRFPLVVKPIRGRGSEGVRLVTSLSELKSYAAGLLAARDAAGHPRYGQRLMLEQFLPGTEVTLTVMPPGAYRIDGAERTFAEHWSLPAVRRFNHHEGIAPYNGVVAVVNNSVRISDAERQAPAMRNLEEWCAVAARKVGALAPIRIDCRSSEDGAFFLFDLNMKPNMTGAGRPGREDQDSLCSMAAAGVGWSYQELLLNMLRQAWRFA